CTGAGTACTTAACAATTTCTTAATTGGTGTAAAGGACTAATTTTATAGAATCTGTCATGACTCGCGAGTCgccatatataacataacacttACCGAGATGGTTGCATGACAGTGTAATAACAAGTACATGTGTATACAGCTTGTAAGGATGTAACAATTacgaaattaatgttttcatatcacCATTCAATAGTATGGCATATTTACAAATCATGTAGTTAAAAATAATAGTGTTCAATATGAGGTATTATTTGATACCTTTACAGCGGTACATTTTAATCAGAATAAATAAAACGGTACATATATTGATGCTAGTATTTATATGAAGTTAAGCAATGATATCCAATGAGTTCAGGAAATATAAGCGAGCCATTTGGTGATCGTGTTGCCCAATATAAATAGAGCAAAGTTATAGtacacaaatgtaaaataaatacttgtttAGGTTGTGTTAAACCGGAAACAATGTTTAGCATGTGCATAACAAGTTTTTTAGGTTTACATATTGTGTTGTTTAAATCGACTTTGAAATATACCTATGATCAACGGCAACGCACAAATGACAACACAGCTGGTCATGGTCACCACAAACCAGTTTCAGCGACTCCCCGGGGTGCCTCTCGCATCCCTCAAGATCTATGTGCACTAATGCAAGGCTTTAAACGGTGCTACCTTAAAGCTTTATGTGATTTAGTGTAAGGCTTTAGACGGTGCTTCCTTAAAGCTTTATATGAATTACTTTAAGGTTTTAGACGGTGCTACCTTAAAGctttatatgaactactttaaGGTTTTAGACGGTGCTACCTTAAAGctttatatgaactactttaaGGTTTTAGACGGTGCTACCTTAAAGCTTTATATGAATTACTTTAAGGTTTTAGACGGTGCTACCTTAAAGCTTTATGTGAACTACTTTAAGGCTTTAGACGGTGCTACCTTAAAGCTTTATGTGAACTACTTTAAGGTTTTAGACGGCGCTACCTTAAAGCCTTATGTGAACTACTTTAAGGCTTTAGACGGTGCTACCTTAAAGctttatatgaactactttaaGGTTTTGGACGGGGCTACCTTAAAGCTTTATGTGAACTACTTTAAGGTTTTAGACGGTGCTACCTTAAAGCTTTATGTGAACTACTTTAAGGCTTTAGACGGCGCTACCTTAAAGCTTTATATGAACTACGTTAAGGTTTTAGACAGTGCTACCTTAAAGCTTTATGTGAACTACTTTAAGGTTTTAGACGGCGCTACCGTAAAGCTTTACGTGAACTACTTTAAGGTTTTAGACGGCGCTACCTTAAAGCTTTATGTGAACTACTTTAAGGTTTTAGACGACGCTACCTTAAAGCTTTATGTGAACTACTTTAAGGTTTTAGACGGCGCTACCTTAAAGCTTTATGTGAACTACTTTAAGGTTTTAGACGGCGCTACCTTAAGCTTTATGCAATTTACTTTAAGGTTTTAGACGGGGCTACCTTAAAGCTTTATGTGAACTACTTTAAGGTTTTAGACGGTGCTACCTTAAGGCTTTATGTGAACCACTTTAATGTTTTAGACGGTGCTACCTTTAAAATTTTGGGGACAACCTGAAGGTTTTAGACGGTGCTACCTTAAGGCTTCATGTAAATTATAGTCATATCTAGTTTGATGCTACCTTAAAGTTTTTTGTAAACTAGTATAAGACTTTAGACGGTGCTACCTCAAAGCTTTTTGTGAACAACTCTAAATATTTAAACGGTGCTACCTTAAACCTTTATATGAACTACTGTTAGGCCTTAGACGGTGCTACCTTAAGGCTTTATGTGAACTACTTTAAGGTTTTAGACGGTGCTACCTTAAAACTTTATGTTAACACCTTTAAGGTTATAGACGGTGCTACATCAAAGCGTTATGTGAACTACCTTAATGGTTTAGAAGGTGCTACTCTATCGTGAGGCCTTTCACGTTGCTACTTTAAAGTGGTATGTGAACTATTGTAAAGCTTTAGCCGGTGCTTAAATTAAAGCTTTACGTGAACAACAATAAAGCTTTTGACGGTATAACCTCAAAGCTTTATGAGAACAACCTTAAGGTTTTAGACGATGCTACCTTTAAGCTTTTTACGAACTATTTCGAGGCTTTTGACGTTGCTTCCTTAAAGCTTCATGTGAACTATTGAAAGGCCTTTGACGGTCCTACCTTAAAGCTTTATGTGAACTACTATAAGGTCTTAGACGGTGCTACCTCCAAGCTTTATGTGAACTACCTTAAGGTTTTGGACAGTGCTACCTTAAAGCTTTTTGCGAACTATTGTGAGGCTTTTGACGGTACGTACTACCTCAAAGCTTTATGTGAAATGTGAACTACTATAAGGAATGAGACTGTGCTACCTCaaagtttaatgaaaacaacCTGAAGGTTTTAGATGGTGCTACCTCAAAGCTTTATGCGAACTACCTTAAGGTTTTAGACGGTACTACCTTAAGGCTTTATGTAAACTATAGTAATGTCTAAGTTGATGCTACCTTAAAGCTTAATGTGAACTACTATAAGGATTTAGATGGTGCTACTTCAAAGCTTTATGTGAACAACTGTATGGATTTAGACGGTGCTACCTCAAAGCATTATGTGAACTTCTATAAGGATTTAGACGGTGGCACTTTAATGAATTGTGTGAACTACTGTTAGGCCTTAGACGGTGCTACCTCAAAGCATTATGTGAACTTCTATAAGGATTTAGACGGTGGCACTTTAATGAATTGTGTGAACTACTGTTAGGCCTTAGACGGTGCTACCTCAAAGCATTATGTGAACTACTGTAAGGATTTTGACGGTGCTACTTTAAAGCTTCATGTGAACTACCTTTAGACTTTAGACGTAGTTACCTTAAAGTATTATGTGAACAACTGTAACGCTTCAGACGGTGCTACTTTAAAGCTTTATGTGATTTACCTCTAGGCCTTAGACGTAGCTACCTTAAAGCTTTAGGTGAAGTAGTGTTAGGCTTTAGATGGTGCTACCTTAAGGCTCTATTTGAACTTCTGTAAGAATTTAGACGATGATACCTTAATTGAAGCTCTTTCTTACATAAACAGAGAAAATTATTATGGCTTTGTTAATATTGAGCTTCAGATCTCATTAGAAACACTCTCATAATGCTAAGGATATTTGTTCTATCATCGCGCCATGTCTTTCATGTCTATTGGATTTTTCAGGGCTCCATTTACCCGTTTCACTTTGTGACTCACCTAGAACTAACCGTTCATCGAACCTACAGTGTTAAAGGAACTTCCTCACATTTCACATTGGTGACATTTACTGTcatattttcttaatatattaacaaaagaACTGTTGATTAAACTTCTATTGATGACAAACCATTGTTATAAGTAGTTTGTAAACATtacaaatgattatttattttatgtctgaCCATATAGAAACACTGCAGGATTGTGTTAAGAGCAGCAGAGAACTGTATTTAACACACAAGAATTTAGCAGGTATGACTTTAAAATGCCTTTGATAGGATCGAGAGTTGCGACACTTACTTTtgaatcataataatcataatttgttttaaattgatatggaataataataagaaaaaaatgtgaaagtAATTCGCAGCCAATTATATCAAACTGGTTTAatctttggtttggtcaaagttactCAACATGTTTATTGATCGGTCTATATATATCCAAACATACTACTTACCAACCAACTCATTTCAATGAGCAATCGATCCTAAAGATAAGCAGTGGACAACTAGAGTTGTAAACAATTAGCTGGTGATAACTGTTCTATGCGCTGAttcaaacatatcaataatattaGTTACAGTACAATATTAAAAGACATCTGTTACCCCATTTAATATATACAAGTAATGTGAGCTGATTTGCAGTACTATAAAGAATAAAGATCACTTCGTCGGAAACGCAAACATTAAAGCATTTTATCATTGATGACAGTACCATTACCGATGCATTccatatgaatattaaaaaaaacctgcATGCGGTCTGTTCCGAGTTtgcagtacatgtatgtggttaTTTTCGAGTTGGCAGTACATGTTTGCGTTCAATTCTGAGTTGGCAGTATACGTATGCGGTCGGTTCCGATTGGCAGTACATTTATGCGGTTAGTTCCGAGTTGGCAGTACATGTAAGCGGACGGTATCGACTTGGCAGTACATGTATGCGGTCGGTTCCGAGTTGGCAGTACATTTATGCGGTTAGTTCCGAGTTGGCAGTACATGTATGCGGACAATTCCGAGTTGGCAGTACACATTATGCGGTCAGATCCGACTTGGCAGTACATGTAAGCGGTCAGTTTTGACTTGGCAGTACATGTAAGCGTACGGTATCGACTTGGCATTACATGTATGCGGTCAGTTTCGACCTTGCATTACATGTAAGCGGACGGTATCGACTTGGCAGTACATGTATGCGGCCAGTTTCGTCTTGGCAGTACATGTAAGCGGTCAGTTTTGACTTGACAGTACAATTATGTGGTCAGTCTTGACTTGGCAGTACATGTAAGCGGACGGTATCGACTTGGCAGTGAATGTAAGCGGTCAGTTTCGACTTGGCAGTACGTTAGCGGTCAGGTTCGTCTTGGCAGTACATGTAAGCGGTCAGTTTTGAATTGGTAGTACATATATGCGGTCAGTTTTGACTTAACAGTATGCTGTAAGTTCAAAGTTGGCAGTACATGCATGTGGTCAGTTCAGAATGCAGTTCTTGTGTTGTAATTCTAATTTGACTAATGATATGGCAAGCTTATGAGATATCACAAGCGGTCTGGCCAGAACTACATCGGCTGAAAAAGTGGTCCGGCGACAACCGTATGTGGCAGTATGAGTCTGTGAtagtataaacatgtttttttatgtaattatagacttattgtgtttatatataattacgaacatgtatatataaccacgaacatatgtttatatatccttgatacatttaagaaaatgttcaCATTCTCTGATTGATTCTGCCACGTACGGGGACGACGGCCCTTGCAAAACATGTGATTTCTGTGTCCGGTTAGAAAACTGTTTCCACAAAGACGTACGGTCCTGGGATCAATTCACGGCctcattatattttgaaagagtTAACAAATTAGGGACTCCCTTGTACATGTAGAAAATTATTGAAACTTTTTATAGGCACATGGACAAATTTATTTGACAACATAAAGAGAGAGTAAATCATACAGATACATAAACAATCATACAAAATAAAGAAGATATGTGAATATCTGTATAAACTTTAAGTAAAGAGCATATGGTGAACGTTACAACTATGTAGCAGAAAACAAGACGTGTAATACAtcaacatataaatgtatatttaagtttaagcaaatattattaatgtattaCGTTGAACAATCATCATAATGTTAATACTTACAAGAAAAAAGTGATACGTATAAAAGataagttgaaatatttgtcatttttgtcactTGTAAGTGGATctatggttgttgtttatcgtAAACTGATGACAAGGAGCGTATCTTTTGATCCGCAGACAAATAGCGAAGAAGTACGGCTGCTGAAGAACAAAGCTTTAGGGGAGAGCACCCCGTCTTGTTTCCTGGCCAGGGTGGCCAACTTCTTCTTCCCGTCCTTGTCAACCTGCAGTATTGTATCGGAATCAAAGTAGCAGACAAACACATGTCCAGCAGTTGTTGCTGGACCGTGAGGTCCCCTCAAGTAATGATCAGTGAACGTGGCCAGCTTGTTGCCGAGGTTGTCCAGGGTGATAAGTTGATTGTTTGAAAAGTTTGTGATGAAGACAGTTTTCCCGTCGTTACTGATGGCAATTCTCTGCACCGTGTTACCACCGGACTTATCCTCGTACAGCTTCTTAATATTCTTTCCCGACATCGTGTAGATGTACAGCGCAGTGTTTGATGAAATGTAAAGCTTGTTACCGTGATGAGCTACGCCGTAAGATCTGTGCATGAAACACAACTTTCTCGTAGTCACAAGTTTCCCTTTTGTCatgttaatgaaatgaagttcaCGTCTATCATCACGAAAGTTAACACAAACTGCAACCTCATTCCCGCCAATGTGGCACACGTCAAATGGATACTCGGGGACATCGCAGTGGTCAGCAACCCGGTACTGCTGGTCCAGTAGTTTCACTTTACAGTTCGAATAGTCTGAAATAACAATCTCTCCGCCAGGCAGTTCACATACCCCTTCAATATCACATCTGTTTTTGTCTGAACACATCTCCACGCTGTACTCGTGGTAACCTTGGCTATCGAATACATGATCTTGGGAGAATAGTGGTAgtgtttttttagtaaaaacatTCGATTCATTAATATCTCCAAATTTCGCCATCGTAGCCAAATTCTCTTCGATTCCATCATTTTTTCGAAacgttattttgtattttacaatttttgatatgttttgcaaaatttcgttggcttgttttattttttctttacatttccTGAACCCAATATAAAGGGGCGGTTTGTCTGACGACTCTTTGTTTGGAATGGCATCCATAATGCTTTTTAATTCGTCGTGCATCAGTGTGCAGGCGTCCATATCTTTCTTGATGGACAGTTCCTGATCAGCTACCAGACGGTCTAGGTCTTGTATTGTTGTTGTCTCCATCTTGTCAAGAATGTCGTTGATCTTTTTACGGATGGCTTTGATTTCACCAACAATGACTGCTCGAGTTTTCTTTAGAGAGGCCCCATTTTTCTTTCTGTCGTTTTTCATATCTTCTAGATGCGTTCTAAGTTCAGCTACCCGTTGAGGTAGTTGACGAAATTCGGGATCTTTGTGGATGTCCTTCGCAATGTCTTGAATATGTTGTATTGAAAAACATTGTCTGAAATgagcaattaaacaaatatatatttgaagtctgaattttattaaaacgctagtttaacattattttcaagcCACATCCATTTAAATGCTGATACTTGACCATTTTAAGTCGTCGTCgtcataaatattgaaatttaatgtagcacacccctaatgaaaaccttAATTTGAAACTCTAAAATTTGAATGCTTTATCCCATGTCGTTAGGCCAGGGACTACAATTCAATTAAGGATTTCAAGGTGGAGGTTCAAATATCTAGACGCactttttcttctttgttttcattagcttataaatattttttttgaagttgatattgtattttcaCCAAAAAGTAATTACATACATttctaaacataaatattagcctctttgaaaatttcatttaattctCTGGTGAAAATTATCAAATTCTAAATTGAAGTTTAGATTGTTATTTGACGgtaaatttctttgtttttgaatcAAGGAAATGCTACACATTAAGAActtatcaagctgatcatagtaTGAAATTATGGCTATTAGGGTCTTACAACCTTTGAACACTACTTACTACTAACTGTAGCAACAACTGACAGTAGGACTATGTAGTAAGGCCCTTAATTCTAAGGAAGTGCCTAGTTTTAAATGTCTCTTGACTATCTGAGAAATACAGAGGAGCGTTCGGACATGCTCATTATGCTATTTACAccgtaatatatatatatatatatatatatatatatatatatatacatatgaaataatttataaatattaaacaagttcAAGAAATGTGTTAGTATTAAATTAGCGAGGCGCCTTTATTGACACGGTGTTGACAAATAAAGGTATAGCATAGTTAAATATTACacatatgtaaaatacaattttgttatgGTTGTATAAACCGGAAGCAATGTTtaacatgcattaaaattttGATCGGTTTAATTACTGTGCTTGCGTTCTTTTAACTCTACTTTGAAATATACCTATGATCCACGGCAACGCACATATGACAACACAGCTGGTCATGGTCACCACATACCAACTTCAGCGCCTCCCCGGGGTGCCTCTCGCATATCTCAAGCACTTCCACCGTCCCTGGTGCCGCCGCCCATTTCTTAACGTCCTTCCTATCGAGCACTGCGTGTCTCTTGTACAGTTTGTTGTGAACCGGGACACAGTTATTGCAGTAATATTTTGTGCACTGATTACAGAAATGTTGAGCTTCCGTGTTCAGTCCATCTTCTTCGCAAGCGGAACAGGCGAAATCATGGATGAAATCACAGCCCATCTGAATGGattcaaaatttgatgccaTAGTCCTGCCGCAGATGATGTTAAAACTTATAAATGTCCTTTCCCTCACCTTCGTTTTCAAACAAGGAAGTTAAATACACACCTTATCTTCCAGCCTACGTAACGGGTCATGTGACTGGATTTTATTGATTAACTAAGTCCAGgttgatatttgatatgtaaatgtttcagaattattgaaatacatttattgaaaaacataaatacttTATAACTACAGTACACCTGTACTATtctgatttaaacaaattgacaaaaatagTTTAACTGTTACTAAGGCCAACACAATTAATACTTGTGTTTCCTATTACCTGCTGAAAAGGGTCGGTaggtattattttcttttttatctttccTTAAGAAACATATCCCAAAGCCGACTTTTTATCAGtatgatatatttgttaaatgaatgttaaaCAGGAATTCTGCATGTACTTATTATTCTGTAGCCCAATGCATCCATGTCAAAATCCAATATGCACCGACAATTGTGCACGCGCATTTTTCTCGTTGTACTTTCAGGTTCACTTTCACGTTAGAATCTTTCGAAAaaagaagtaaacaaaacattcaCCGTTACTATTGCCAATATTCCAACattgttctttttaataattggcatttaaactgttatataatagaacttttatataataacattcaatttttaatatttagcacattcggaacacctcggccaatTTCCATCGAAAAGATCAGAGACCACTTAAtaaatttcctatatattctatagCCAATTGACCTATTTGCATGCAGATTAGCACTGATTTCTAGTGCTTGacgaccccccccccaacacacacacaccataTATGGCTCGACgtgtgtactaaacattaaataactttaaaaaaaacgtcCCGTTTCtcctaagaaaaataaaattggttaaaCGTAATCACAATGTATTCGGTAATAAAACATTcgtttttgaaattatatttagatGTATATTTCTTGCATCGATCCGAAATCGCAGCTATTTTCCCATCCCGAGGAATAAAGAAATCTTtcctaaatacaatgtattgttGGTGTCTTGATCAATTTAAAGAGGTTGTCCACGTGATATAAATGTTACCGGTACAATATGTGACACCATATTGGAAATACAGGGGTGCAGGAAATCATAGTTGAGTTGGAGCTTTGCTTTATTGTTGGCAATAGCACctaaacaaattacaatattcaaatcaaatcaatcTTTTGTTTCCAGTGacaacatgcacatgtatagcaaggcccataactctaaCTTTGATTATCATGAATTATGCTCCTTTTTAACCAAAAAGCAAAGAACTTTAAGCTATCACTCAAAATtggttcaagatattcaaataaaacattgcaaagcGAGGCCTATTACTCCGACTGAATGGTATTAAGAGCTATGCCCCTTTaccacacaaaaacaacaacaggcgAGTGTCTCGTGTTCGCTATGTGGCAGACTAGTGATCTATTTCAATCGTTTTTATGTGACTATAATAGGTCTACAAAATTGTTTATCAAtacgaaataaaataaaacttacttttacCTCTTCCCTTTTTAGTTGAAGGTGGAGGATGGTCAAGTGGTTGAGAAGAAGAAGGGGAAGAATCGTATGCCTAAAAAGGTAATGATTGCCGACGTTGATGTAAGTGATAACGACTGTGCTGCTCTCAAATGTCTTAAACCCACTGGTACGTTATAGTGTAAAGTGTATGAAGCATTGCATGTTTTTAGTTTCACCTGTTGCTAGAGACAACACTTGAATGCAAAATTGAATACTGAGGCTAACAAATCTAGCTGGCCTTAAGAATTGTTGGATATTTTCAACTATTGGATCTGTGATGCACATGCCTGACAAATCAGTGTTCTCTGGTAACTATATGGGGTTATAGTGATTTGCgcataataaaaacatgtattttatagcGTTAACATGTCTATTAAACATTATCTATATCCGTCGAACCCCTCATAACTAATAACGCGGACAAATCTTTTGTAAGAAAGGGGACATTACTCAGTCAAGAATTGGTAGTTCGTAACCAACATAGAAGTTGACCTGTAGTTTCTATTTCACGAGTAATTGTTCGGACACcgtatgttttaaatttgttgaaagtTGAAAATGGACCAAAACTGCATCTAAAGGTTGGATTGTATCCAAATTGCAATTGACCTCCATTTTATGGTGTTAAACATATAcgatatataattttgaatccGTCAACTCTTTCACGCATTATTGTCAGGATATCGTATTCTTGGCAAATTCGAAAGGTTCGTAACTCTGTTCAAAATGGTGGTTCTGTAACTAATGTCGAACACGACTTGTAATTAATGGTGCTATACATGTGCTTACCAACAGATCTATTTTGAAATCAACCCTTTCACAAGTTAATTGTCTGAGCGCCATATTTTCGGCGATTTTTTAAGTCTAGcttgataatattttatggtgttaaacatgtgtaccaaaatttaATTAGTTTAAATCTATTTGACTATTGGTAACAAGTTATTGTCAGGACAAACTATAGATAAAATCTATGTTGCCATAGAACTCCGTCAAGAATTAGTGGTTTGTAACTGAAGTAAAGTAGAAATTAACCTAAATTGTACAGAGGTAATTTTTCGGTCACcgtattttttggcaaaatgatAGTCGAAATGGGACCTCAACTCTTTCATAAGTTACTGTCCGGACATCATATTTTTGGCAATTTCTAAAATGaaaaagggatgttactcggtAAAATAAAATAGGTGTTTGTAAGTCTGACCGATCGGCACGCGAACTTCTATATACGGCCACCCCTTCAAAAATACTACTTTTCTTGCTTGACTTGACCTAGATTTGATCGAGACAATCACAGCTTGGTGTATAACGATCAACTGATTATTATGACTTGACATAGCCTTTGACCCGACATGATCCTAGGGAGACCCCAGGAGTACGATTTAATGAAACCTTAAAGATGACTAATATAATGAGACATACAAGTTATCAAGGGTCTGTGTCTAGCGCTTTCAGAAAATATGATTTCTTTTATACGTTTATAGGAAATTTGTGAACGCCAGGGCGTGGCAAGTTGTGTCCCAAGGCGCATAACTTGAACAACCTTGAACGAATATGTGATGCTACGTAAATAATGTCAAAGGTCTGAGCCTAGCCGTTTCAGAcaagattttcaatgattttccaATACAAGTATCTAAGAAACTTGTGACCtccataaaaaaaaatgtttcatatgtaTATAACTTCTGCCTTTGTTGTGAGATTCAATTTCAtgttgttgggttttttttatttgtaataacagTTACATTGACCTTAAAAGTTGGACCCCAAACGCATGGTCTCCATaatcttttaaaatacaacaagtaTGGGCACAATATTGGGACCTCATACAAAATTCAAGGAAGTCTTCTTGCCTCATCATagataccaagtttggtaaaccGCAATTTAAGTTTTATCAGTTTTTCTAACATTGACCTTAACACTAGGGTTcaaaaacgcaatcccatgaaaggtctcgtGTGTTTGATACATAAATCTTGTTATATACAGGAAGTGTTGTATGCAAAAAGCATCATTTTGGGATATATGTAGAGACATTGccgtttatttgttttaaccaGGATTCTACATTTTGACCTAAGTCGTTGGCTGGCTTCATCACCGATGAAACtcaatatctttagttagggttgagaAATCTTGACCAAGCTtggtatatataattatatatattgacgTCAATACCTCAAAATGAAAACGGTGATATGGAAGAAATTAGACGTGTTCATATGTTCCAGGACGGACAGACAGAATAAGGCGAATACTGTAGAACTCCTACTTTCATGTGGTTGGGTTAAAGCAAACCATTATTACTGggttaatattttctttcatttgaccTAGTCAGATATCAGAATAAAAGAGCTGTCGTAGGATAGCGCCCTCGACTATACACCACTTtttcttagaaatgaatacaataaggaggtaatatgtgcctgtcaaaagcaataatgaAGACAAATTAAAGCAAGCGCATTaagacgaaaccaggttttcaatcaGCCACCGTTGTAAGATTCTGTTTTAGCTGGGCGTCAATTTTTATtaactgaccttgaccttcaccataggggccccaaatgcaaCCCCATGTTGGTCACAATATGTTAACCCTTAAATGAGTATCAAACGGTTATCTAGTTTAAGTAACAGAAGCATTGGCCCTAGAGGCCTCAAAAGAACTcaaatgaaaggtctccataaactcttcctttataccaagtttgttcaTCATTTGTCAAACCTAACAATTTATTCTTTCCATAGGCGAGTTTGACGCCGTCCTCATGCAAACAACAACGTACATCATTCTAATAAGCAGGTTtcactttgttttaaaatgaaacgaTGTGCCCGTCGAAAGGAATAAACAAGAAGCTCATGAGGGcgtatgctctactggcatggctcttgtggtcattttcaatccagagcatgtatgtatcaTAGTATGGGTAATAGGCATCAAACATGtagttcacgttttgtgtttgggttagctgaaaacgttgcacCTTCAACATCTGAGAACagagtgttgtaagcagattagtacCATGAACTATtataatatgtgccaagtaaaggtaaaaAAGgatggtcaaaaggtcaaagacatgatgctcgtttgcaaaactgtacacacaTGGTCAAATTtcttgctgtagctttaaaaataaacaagaaacgccgcaatgtgACGAAAcaaggtttttaatgattgacagaagaacttcaaactgtgtctgtttttctatttttagtaacagtgaccttgaccctagggacccaaaatGCAATcgattgaaaggtatccataaactcttacttaataccaagttgggtcaggatatgccaaccctaacttaagttattcagtttcaaccatttttctatttttagtaacagtgacattgaccttgaatctagggaccccaaacgcaatcccatgaaaggtatccataaactcttcctttatacctggtttgcccattgccactaaaccgggtttatgtttaaactttttgctactgagcatgtttctgtagctttttgcatctATATTGGTAAAGATATTtggaccctgacta
The sequence above is drawn from the Mya arenaria isolate MELC-2E11 chromosome 14, ASM2691426v1 genome and encodes:
- the LOC128216901 gene encoding uncharacterized protein LOC128216901, with product MASNFESIQMGCDFIHDFACSACEEDGLNTEAQHFCNQCTKYYCNNCVPVHNKLYKRHAVLDRKDVKKWAAAPGTVEVLEICERHPGEALKLVCGDHDQLCCHMCVAVDHRQCFSIQHIQDIAKDIHKDPEFRQLPQRVAELRTHLEDMKNDRKKNGASLKKTRAVIVGEIKAIRKKINDILDKMETTTIQDLDRLVADQELSIKKDMDACTLMHDELKSIMDAIPNKESSDKPPLYIGFRKCKEKIKQANEILQNISKIVKYKITFRKNDGIEENLATMAKFGDINESNVFTKKTLPLFSQDHVFDSQGYHEYSVEMCSDKNRCDIEGVCELPGGEIVISDYSNCKVKLLDQQYRVADHCDVPEYPFDVCHIGGNEVAVCVNFRDDRRELHFINMTKGKLVTTRKLCFMHRSYGVAHHGNKLYISSNTALYIYTMSGKNIKKLYEDKSGGNTVQRIAISNDGKTVFITNFSNNQLITLDNLGNKLATFTDHYLRGPHGPATTAGHVFVCYFDSDTILQVDKDGKKKLATLARKQDGVLSPKALFFSSRTSSLFVCGSKDTLLVISLR